The genome window GTAAGAGGCGCATAAATCATTTGCTGCTTCTTCACTCGGCTCATGCCATCAAAGCAACCATCAACGGCGATCACTTCGTAGTGACTGCCTTCGCCTTTCACATGAATTTCTTCAAGATTGAGCGCTTGTTCTAAAATCTGTTGTACTTGTGAGCTATCCACGGGTCACCTCTGTTGCTTGCTTGATATGTTGACTCATCATCTGCTCAATATTGCTCAATTGAAACAGCATGCCTAATTGTTCAGGCACAAAAGAGAGCATTATATGACAGTTTTGACGTTTTGCATTCTCAATTAAGTGAATGAGCATCGCCATACCTGCAGAATCAACCCGCTCAACCGACGCTAAGGAAACCGTCACTTGCTTCACGTCTGGCTGCCATAACTTCAGCGAACGCCAAAGAGAAGGGACAGTCTCGCGATCTAAAGCCCCAGACAACTCGGCTTGTTCAGGGCTAACAAGATGCCATTGTGAATCGATCATTTTGAGTCACTCTCAAAATGCACTTTATTATCGGCGAGACGTTGTAGATCCTTCGATACCGCAAGAATACCTTCGTTGCGGATTTTACTGCTCCACTCCGAACGCTTGCTCGATAACATACTCACGCCTTCAGCTACCATATCGTATACTTTCCACTCGCCTGACTTCTCTTTGCGTAATTTGAAGTCGAGTTTAATGTTTGGGCGAGAATGATCAACAATATCGACACGGACACTGGTAATGCGACGATCATCGGCGATGTCATTCTCAGGACCAAATCGAATACTTTGATCGGTATATTGCGTCAGAACCTGTGCATAGTTGGTCACTAAATAGGCACGAAATGCCTTGATGAACGCTTCAACATCACTGTGTTTCGCGCCACGTAAATTCGGACCCAATAACTTTAATGCCGCATATTTAGCATTCACATAGGGCATGAGTTCTTGCTCTACGATGGTTTTTAAATACTCGGGATCCTGATGAATCTTAGGCTGTTCATTTTTCAAGCGGTTAAACGCCTGCTGAGCCACCTGCTTCATCATAGTATAAGGTTGAGTTTGTGCGACTTCTTGAGAATGTACTGCCCAAGATAAAACCAAACTCAATACGAGAATAAAATATCGCTTCAACATTGGTTATTTTTCCCCGTTACTGTTTTTATCTTTGTCGCCAGAACCATATAGGAACTGACCAATTAAATCTTCAAGTACAAGAGCAGACTTCGTATCTTCGATACGGCCCCCGTCTTTTAGCATGGTGCCTTCACCATCATAAACAAAGCCGGGAACTAAGCCAATGTACTGCTCACCAATCAGCCCAGAGGTTAAGATTTGCGCACTTGAGTTGTCTGGAAACTGATTATATTGACTATCAATTTCCATCGTTACTTTAGGTAACATCGTTTTTTGATCTAATGCGATGCTATCCACACGGCCAACCACAACGCCCCCGACCTTGACGGGTGAACGCACTTTCAAGGATCCAACGTTATCAAATTCTGCCGTCAGGGTATAAGTATCCGTTGAACCGATACCTTTAACGTCAGCGACTTGAAAAATCATGACTAGGATTGCGCAAATTCCCGCGAGAACAAAACCACCAACCCATAATTCTAACTTTCGTGTTTGTTGCATACTTAATTCCCAAACATCAATGCAGTCAGTACAAAATCTAACCCTAGAACCGCCAGAGAAGAATGCACTACCGTTTTTGTGGTTGCTCGGCTAATCCCTTCAGAAGTAGGAATAGCGTCATAACCATTAAATAAAGCAATAAAAGTGACAGTAATGGCAAATATCACGCACTTGATTGCACTATAGCCAATATCTTTACCGAACTCGACAGAAGCTTGCATCGCGGACCAATAACTCCCCGCATCGATGCCTTTCCAGTCAACGCCGACAACTTGACCGCCCCAAATACCGACCGTCATAAAAATCATCGATAGCAAGGGCAATGAAATTAATCCGGCATAAAAGCGTGGTGCAATGACGCGCTTAAGCGGGTCAACCGCCATCATTTCTAAACTGGATAACTGCTCCGTGGCTTTCATCAAACCGATTTCTGCGGTTAACGCCGACCCTGCTCGGCCAGCAAATAGCAGAGCCGTGACCACGGGACCTAATTCTCGCAACAGAGACAGAGCCACCATTTGTCCTAAACTGCCCTCGGCGCCGTAATCGACTAAGATCACATAGCCTTGTAAGCTCAAGACCATGCCAATAAACAAGCCGGAGACAACGATAATAGCGAGTGATTGCACCCCGACACTATGGAGCTGTTTAATCAATAATGGGAAGTTTTTAATCGGCCTTGGCCTACCGCCTAGAGCCCCCACTAACATCAACGTTGCTCGTCCCAATGTCACACAGAATGACAGCGTGCGACGACCTAAATTACTGACCCACTGTTCTAGGTTAGCCAACATCAAACAAGTCCTTTTCTATCGGTTGCGAAGGATAACGAAATGGAACCGGCCCATCAGCATTGCCCTTCAAGAACTGTTGCACTTTGGGGTTACGCTCTAACGACAACCGTTTCGGCGTGCCTTCAGCGATGACTTTGCCATCGGCTAAGATATAGACCCAATCAGCAATACTCATGACTTCCGGCACGTCATGGGAAACCACGACGGAGGTGACGCCAAGAGCTTCGTTCAGATTATGAATCAACTCGACCAGCACCCCCATCGTAATGGGATCCTGACCAACAAAAGGTTCATCATACAAAATAAGTTCAGGATCCAATGCGATCGAGCGGGCGAGTGCTGCACGCCGAGCCATCCCGCCAGAAAGTTCGCTTGGCATCAACTGGGACGCGCCTCTTAACCCCACCGCTTCAAGCTTCAACATCACCAAGGTACGAATCAGGTCTTCATCCAGTTCCGTGTGCTCACGTAACGGAAAGGCGACATTGTCGAACACATTTAAATCGGTAAATAGTGCGCCAGATTGAAACAGCATGCTCATTTTTTTGCGTGCTTGGTACAATTGTTTGCGAGATAACGCAGGGATATTATCCCCGTCAAACCATATTTCGCCCTCTTCAGGGTGTATTTGACCACCAATAAGCCGCAACAGCGTTGTTTTACCAATGCCCGATGGCCCCATAATAGCGGTGACTTTTCCTTTTGGAACTCGTAAACTGACATTGTCAAAGATCTTGCGACCCGAGCGAGAAAAAGTCAGGTTATTAATGATTACTAAGTCATTGTTAGACATACTATTGATTCGCCCTTTGGCTCCCTTCATCGAGAAGAAAGCGCAATCATAAGCAGATTAAGAAAAAATATAAAGCACCGTTCAATTAGAACAGAGGGAAATTGTCTTTTTGTCAAAGCACATCAAAGTTTCTGACACAATTTATTACGCACGCCCCTCTTAAATAAACCGGGCTCTCATGTTAAAATTTTTGGCTACCTAGCATAAAGTGAACCACAACAGTGTAATCTCACATAAAATAGAACAATATTTCTGATAATCGGCTTCCCTTTTATTGACCAACAGGTCAAAATTACCCGTTTTTATACCACGATTGTCACTTAAAGCAGGATTGTTCATGTTAGAAGCAGTTGGATTACTTATTCTAGGCCTTATTCTCCTAGTATGGAGTGCAGATAAGCTCGTTTTTGGTGCGGCTGCCGTTGCGAAAAACTTCGGAGTATCTCCAATGATCATTGGCATGACAATACTCGCGATGGGCTCTTCAGCACCAGAAATGATGGTGTCTGCTACCGCTGCGATGGCCAATAAAACCGACACTGCAGTTGGTAATGTGCTGGGTTCTAATATCGCTAATATTGCCCTCATTCTTGGTATAACAGCCATGATTAAGCCATTGAGTATCGGCACAACTGTTCTGCGCCGAGAAATGCCACTCATGATCGCCATAACCATCCTAGCAGGTATTCTCTTGAAAGACGATTATCTCGGCTATGGTGAAGGGGTGCTTTTATTAGGGCTATTTATCGTTTTTATTCTCGGCATGCAACAAATCAGTCGTCGAGAAAAACAACAAGGTAAGGCGGTCATTGATACGCATGAGGAAGACATCCCTCAAGATGTGCCTAACGTCAAAGCCGCACTGTGGGTCATTCTCGGATTGGTATTACTGCCTATTGCCGCCAACCTACTCGTTGACAATGCGGTGATTATCGCCAAAGCATTTGGTATGAGTGATCTCGTCATCGGCTTAACCATCATCTCCATTGGCACAAGCTTGCCAGAACTTGCCGCCTCTCTTGCTGGGGTATTAAAGGGGGAAGATGACATGGCCGTGGGCAATATTATTGGCTCAAATATTTTTAATATCTTAGCCGTGATGGGGCTACCGGGTATCATCCAACCTTCTTATCTCAGTGAATATGCAATGGGTCGCGACTTTTGGGTCATGTTAGGCATTTCACTGTTGTTGGTGGTGATGGCTTTAGGCAAATCACGTCGCATAAATCGC of Vibrio zhugei contains these proteins:
- the mlaC gene encoding phospholipid-binding protein MlaC is translated as MLKRYFILVLSLVLSWAVHSQEVAQTQPYTMMKQVAQQAFNRLKNEQPKIHQDPEYLKTIVEQELMPYVNAKYAALKLLGPNLRGAKHSDVEAFIKAFRAYLVTNYAQVLTQYTDQSIRFGPENDIADDRRITSVRVDIVDHSRPNIKLDFKLRKEKSGEWKVYDMVAEGVSMLSSKRSEWSSKIRNEGILAVSKDLQRLADNKVHFESDSK
- a CDS encoding STAS domain-containing protein: MIDSQWHLVSPEQAELSGALDRETVPSLWRSLKLWQPDVKQVTVSLASVERVDSAGMAMLIHLIENAKRQNCHIMLSFVPEQLGMLFQLSNIEQMMSQHIKQATEVTRG
- the mlaF gene encoding phospholipid ABC transporter ATP-binding protein MlaF, encoding MSNNDLVIINNLTFSRSGRKIFDNVSLRVPKGKVTAIMGPSGIGKTTLLRLIGGQIHPEEGEIWFDGDNIPALSRKQLYQARKKMSMLFQSGALFTDLNVFDNVAFPLREHTELDEDLIRTLVMLKLEAVGLRGASQLMPSELSGGMARRAALARSIALDPELILYDEPFVGQDPITMGVLVELIHNLNEALGVTSVVVSHDVPEVMSIADWVYILADGKVIAEGTPKRLSLERNPKVQQFLKGNADGPVPFRYPSQPIEKDLFDVG
- the ibaG gene encoding BolA family iron metabolism protein IbaG, translating into MDSSQVQQILEQALNLEEIHVKGEGSHYEVIAVDGCFDGMSRVKKQQMIYAPLTELIQRNDIHAVSIKAYTPEEWARDKKLMSL
- the mlaE gene encoding lipid asymmetry maintenance ABC transporter permease subunit MlaE, encoding MLANLEQWVSNLGRRTLSFCVTLGRATLMLVGALGGRPRPIKNFPLLIKQLHSVGVQSLAIIVVSGLFIGMVLSLQGYVILVDYGAEGSLGQMVALSLLRELGPVVTALLFAGRAGSALTAEIGLMKATEQLSSLEMMAVDPLKRVIAPRFYAGLISLPLLSMIFMTVGIWGGQVVGVDWKGIDAGSYWSAMQASVEFGKDIGYSAIKCVIFAITVTFIALFNGYDAIPTSEGISRATTKTVVHSSLAVLGLDFVLTALMFGN
- a CDS encoding calcium/sodium antiporter encodes the protein MLEAVGLLILGLILLVWSADKLVFGAAAVAKNFGVSPMIIGMTILAMGSSAPEMMVSATAAMANKTDTAVGNVLGSNIANIALILGITAMIKPLSIGTTVLRREMPLMIAITILAGILLKDDYLGYGEGVLLLGLFIVFILGMQQISRREKQQGKAVIDTHEEDIPQDVPNVKAALWVILGLVLLPIAANLLVDNAVIIAKAFGMSDLVIGLTIISIGTSLPELAASLAGVLKGEDDMAVGNIIGSNIFNILAVMGLPGIIQPSYLSEYAMGRDFWVMLGISLLLVVMALGKSRRINRLEGGILFIIFIAYQVYLFMNMSA
- the mlaD gene encoding outer membrane lipid asymmetry maintenance protein MlaD; the protein is MQQTRKLELWVGGFVLAGICAILVMIFQVADVKGIGSTDTYTLTAEFDNVGSLKVRSPVKVGGVVVGRVDSIALDQKTMLPKVTMEIDSQYNQFPDNSSAQILTSGLIGEQYIGLVPGFVYDGEGTMLKDGGRIEDTKSALVLEDLIGQFLYGSGDKDKNSNGEK